In Lemur catta isolate mLemCat1 chromosome 1, mLemCat1.pri, whole genome shotgun sequence, one DNA window encodes the following:
- the IPO4 gene encoding importin-4 isoform X1, which produces MEPAGLEQLLRELLLPDTEGIRRATEQLQIALRDPAALPALCDLLALATDPQVRQFAAVLTRRRLNTRWRQLAAELRESLKSRILTALQRETEHCVSLSLAQLSATIFRKEGLEGWPQLMQLLQHSTHSPHSPEREMGLLLLSVVVTSRPQAFQSRHRELLRLLNETLGQVGSPGLLFYSLRTLAAMAPYLSTDDVPTARILVPKLIVAVQALIPVDEAKACEALEALDELLESEVPIITPHLSEVLTFCLEVAKNVALGNAIRVRILCCLNFLVKIKSKALLKNRLLPPLLQTLFPIMSAEPPLGQLDPEDQESEEEELDIGLMGETPKHFAVQVVDMLALHLPPEKLCPQLMPMVEEALQSESPYQRKAGLLVLAVLSDGAGDHIRQRLLSPLLQIVCKGLEDPSQVVRNAALFALGQFSENLQPHISSYSGEVMPLLIAYLKSVPLGHTHHLAKACYAMENFVENLGPKVQPYLPELMECMLQPLRNPSSPRAKELAVSALGAIATAAQASLLPYFPTIMEHLQEFLLTRHEDLQPVQIQSLETLGVLARAVGEPMRPLAEECCQLGLGLCDQVDDPDLRRCTYSLFAALSGLMGEDLAPHLQQITTLMLLSLRSTEGIVPQYDGSSSFLLFDDESDGEEEEELMDEDVEEEDDSEISGYSVENAFFDEKEDACSALGEISVNTSVAFLPYMESVFEEVFKLLECPHLNVRKAAHEALGQFCCALHKTCQSCPSEPNTAALQAALARVVPSYIQAVNGEQERQVVMAVLEALTAVLRTCGTLTLQPPGHLAELCYMLKAVLQRKTACQDTDEEDEDEDDQAEYDAMLLEHAGEAIPALAAAAGGDAFAPFFAGFLPLLLSKTKQGCTEAEKSFAVGTLAESIQGLGAASAQFVSRLLPVLLSTSREADPEVRSNAIFGLGVLAEHGGRPAQEHFPKLLGLLLPLLARERHERVRDNICGALARLLMASPTRKPEPQVLAALLHALPLKEDLEEWVTIGHLFSFLYQSSPDQVVDVAPELLRICSLILADDKIPQDTKASLLLLLTFLARQHTDSFHTALGSLPVDKAQELQTVLGLT; this is translated from the exons ATGGAGCCCGCCGGCCTGGAGCAGCTCCTACGGGAGCTGCTGCTGCCGGACACCGAGGGCATCCGCCGG GCTACCGAGCAGCTCCAGATCGCTCTTCGGGACCCTGCTGCCTTGCCGGCTCTCTGCGACCTGCTGGCCTTGGCGACCGACCCTCAG GTCCGCCAGTTCGCGGCTGTGCTGACCCGCAGACGACTGAACACCCGCTGGCGACAGCTGGCAGCGGAGCTACGGGAGAG CCTCAAGTCCCGGATCCTGACGGCCctgcagagagagacaga GCACTGTGTGAGCCTCAGCCTGGCCCAGCTGTCAGCCACCATTTTTCGAAAGGAAGGCCTGGAGGGCTGGCCTCAGCTCATGCAGCTTCTTCAGCACAGTACCCACAGCCCCCACAGCCCTGAGAGAGAG ATGGGGCTTTTGCTGCTGAGTGTGGTGGTGACCTCCCGGCCCCAGGCCTTCCAGTCTCGCCACCGGGAGCTTCTTCGGCTTCTGAATGAGACTCTTGGCCAGGTGGGCTCTCCTGGACTGCTCTTCTACTCCCTGCGCACTCTGGCCGCAATGGCCCCCTACCTCAGCACTGACGACGTG CCTACTGCTCGGATTTTGGTGCCCAAGCTCATCGTGGCAGTGCAGGCTCTGATCCCTGTAGATGAG GCAAAAGCCTGCGAGGCCCTGGAGGCCCTGGATGAATTACTGGAGTCGGAAGTACCCATCATCACCCCCCACCTCTCTGAGGTCCTTACATTCTGCCTGGAG GTTGCTAAAAACGTGGCCCTGGGCAATGCAATACGTGTGCGTATTCTCTGCTGCCTCAATTTCTTGGTCAAAATCAAGAGCAAG GCCTTACTGAAGAATCGTCTCCTGCCACCATTGCTGCAAACCCTTTTCCCCATTATGTCTGCTGAGCCCCCCCTGGGGCAGTTGGATCCTGAGGACCAGGAGTCAGAAGAGGAAGAATTGGACATTGGGCTGATGGGGGAGACTCCCAAGCACTTTGCTGTACAG GTTGTGGATATGCTGGCACTACACCTGCCCCCTGAGAAGCTCTGTCCCCAGCTG ATGCCCATGGTGGAAGAGGCCTTGCAGAGCGAGAGCCCGTACCAGCGCAAAGCTGGGCTCCTGGTGCTGGCTGTGCTGTCTGACGGAGCTGGTGACCACATCAGGCAGAG ACTGCTGTCCCCACTGCTGCAGATTGTGTGCAAGGGCCTGGAGGACCCCTCGCAAGTTGTGCGCAATGCTGCGCTGTTTGCCCTGGGCCAGTTCTCAGAGAACCTACAG ccccatatCAGCAGCTATTCAGGGGAGGTGATGCCGCTGCTCATTGCCTACCTGAAGTCGGTGCCTCTTGGACACACACACCACCTAGCCAAGGCCTGCTATGCCATGGAGAATTTCGTGGAGAACCTAG GGCCCAAAGTGCAGCCTTATCTTCCGGAGCTTATGGAGTGTATGCTGCAGCCTCTGAGGAACCCCAGCAGCCCTCGGGCCAAGGAGCTGGCTGTGAGCGCCCTTGGTGCCATTG CCACAGCTGCCCAGGCATCACTGCTGCCCTACTTCCCCACCATCATGGAACACCTGCAAGAATTCTTGTTGACACGTCATGAGGACCTTCAGCCTGTGCAGATCCAGAGCCTCG AGACACTGGGGGTACTGGCACGAGCAGTAGGGGAGCCCATGAGGCCCCTGGCTGAGGAATGCtgccagctggggctgggcctcTGCGACCAGGTAGACGACCCTGACTTGCGGCGCTGCAC GTACAGCCTGTTTGCAGCCTTATCAGGGCTGATGGGTGAGGACCTGGCACCCCACCTGCAACAAATCACTACGCTCATGCTGCTGTCATTGCGTTCCACCGAGGGCATTGTG CCTCAGTATGACGGAAGCAGCTCCTTCCTTCTGTTTGACGATGAGAGtgatggggaggaagaggaggagctcaTGGATGAGGATGTGGAAGAAGAGGATGACTCCGAGATCTCAGG GTACAGCGTGGAGAATGCCTTCTTCGATGAGAAGGAAGATGCCTGTTCTGCTCTGGGGGAGATCTCTGTGAACACGAG TGTGGCCTTCCTTCCGTACATGGAAAGTGTCTTTGAAGAAGTATTCAAACTGCTGGAG TGCCCTCACCTGAATGTGCGGAAGGCAGCCCATGAGGCTCTGGGTCAGTTCTGCTGTGCACTGCACAAGACTTGTCAAAGCTGTCCCTCAGAACCCAACACTGCTG CTCTGCAGGCTGCCCTGGCCCGGGTGGTGCCGTCCTACATACAGGCAGTGAATGGGGAACAGGAGCGCCAGGTGGTGATGGCCGTGCTGGAGGCCCTGACGGCGGTGCTGCGCACCTGTGGGACCCTAACACTGCAGCCCCCTGGGCACCTGGCCGAGCTCTGCTACATGCTCAAGGCTGTGCTACAGAGGAAG ACAGCCTGTCAGGACACtgatgaggaggatgaggatgaggatgaccAG GCTGAATACGACGCCATGTTGCTAGAGCATGCTGGAGAGGCCATCCCTGCCCTGGCAGCTGCGGCCGGGGGAGACGCCTTTGCCCCCTTCTTTGCCGGTTTCTTGCCATTACTGCTATCCAAGACA AAGCAGGGCTGCACAGAGGCAGAGAAGTCCTTTGCGGTAGGAACCTTGGCGGAGTCTATTCAGGGGCTGGGTGCTGCCTCAGCCCAATTTGTGTCTCGGCTGCTCCCTGTGCTGTTGAGCACCTCCCGGGAGGCAGACCCTGAAGTGCGGAGCAATGCCATCTTtgggctgggtgtgctggcagAGCATGGAGGCCGCCCTGCCCAGGA ACACTTCCCCAAGCTGCTGGGGCTCCTTTTGCCCCTCCTGGCACGGGAGCGACATGAGCGTGTCCGTGACAACATCTGTGGGGCACTCGCCCGCCTGCTGATGGCTAGTCCCACAAGGAAACCAGAGCCTCAG GTGCTGGCTGCCCTGCTGCATGCCCTGCCACTGAAGGAGGACTTGGAGGAATGGGTCACCATAGGCCACCTCTTCAGCTTCCTGTACCAGAGCAGCCCTGACCAG GTTGTAGATGTGGCTCCTGAGCTCTTGCGCATCTGCAGCCTCATTCTGGCTGACGACAAAATCCCACAAG ACACCAAGGCCtcactgctgctgctcctgacgtTCCTGGCCAGACAGCACACCGACAGCTTCCATACGGCGCTGGGCTCGCTGCCTGTTGACAAGGCCCAGGAGCTCCAGACCGTACTGGGCCTCACCTAG
- the IPO4 gene encoding importin-4 isoform X2 — translation MQLLQHSTHSPHSPEREMGLLLLSVVVTSRPQAFQSRHRELLRLLNETLGQVGSPGLLFYSLRTLAAMAPYLSTDDVPTARILVPKLIVAVQALIPVDEAKACEALEALDELLESEVPIITPHLSEVLTFCLEVAKNVALGNAIRVRILCCLNFLVKIKSKALLKNRLLPPLLQTLFPIMSAEPPLGQLDPEDQESEEEELDIGLMGETPKHFAVQVVDMLALHLPPEKLCPQLMPMVEEALQSESPYQRKAGLLVLAVLSDGAGDHIRQRLLSPLLQIVCKGLEDPSQVVRNAALFALGQFSENLQPHISSYSGEVMPLLIAYLKSVPLGHTHHLAKACYAMENFVENLGPKVQPYLPELMECMLQPLRNPSSPRAKELAVSALGAIATAAQASLLPYFPTIMEHLQEFLLTRHEDLQPVQIQSLETLGVLARAVGEPMRPLAEECCQLGLGLCDQVDDPDLRRCTYSLFAALSGLMGEDLAPHLQQITTLMLLSLRSTEGIVPQYDGSSSFLLFDDESDGEEEEELMDEDVEEEDDSEISGYSVENAFFDEKEDACSALGEISVNTSVAFLPYMESVFEEVFKLLECPHLNVRKAAHEALGQFCCALHKTCQSCPSEPNTAALQAALARVVPSYIQAVNGEQERQVVMAVLEALTAVLRTCGTLTLQPPGHLAELCYMLKAVLQRKTACQDTDEEDEDEDDQAEYDAMLLEHAGEAIPALAAAAGGDAFAPFFAGFLPLLLSKTKQGCTEAEKSFAVGTLAESIQGLGAASAQFVSRLLPVLLSTSREADPEVRSNAIFGLGVLAEHGGRPAQEHFPKLLGLLLPLLARERHERVRDNICGALARLLMASPTRKPEPQVLAALLHALPLKEDLEEWVTIGHLFSFLYQSSPDQVVDVAPELLRICSLILADDKIPQDTKASLLLLLTFLARQHTDSFHTALGSLPVDKAQELQTVLGLT, via the exons ATGCAGCTTCTTCAGCACAGTACCCACAGCCCCCACAGCCCTGAGAGAGAG ATGGGGCTTTTGCTGCTGAGTGTGGTGGTGACCTCCCGGCCCCAGGCCTTCCAGTCTCGCCACCGGGAGCTTCTTCGGCTTCTGAATGAGACTCTTGGCCAGGTGGGCTCTCCTGGACTGCTCTTCTACTCCCTGCGCACTCTGGCCGCAATGGCCCCCTACCTCAGCACTGACGACGTG CCTACTGCTCGGATTTTGGTGCCCAAGCTCATCGTGGCAGTGCAGGCTCTGATCCCTGTAGATGAG GCAAAAGCCTGCGAGGCCCTGGAGGCCCTGGATGAATTACTGGAGTCGGAAGTACCCATCATCACCCCCCACCTCTCTGAGGTCCTTACATTCTGCCTGGAG GTTGCTAAAAACGTGGCCCTGGGCAATGCAATACGTGTGCGTATTCTCTGCTGCCTCAATTTCTTGGTCAAAATCAAGAGCAAG GCCTTACTGAAGAATCGTCTCCTGCCACCATTGCTGCAAACCCTTTTCCCCATTATGTCTGCTGAGCCCCCCCTGGGGCAGTTGGATCCTGAGGACCAGGAGTCAGAAGAGGAAGAATTGGACATTGGGCTGATGGGGGAGACTCCCAAGCACTTTGCTGTACAG GTTGTGGATATGCTGGCACTACACCTGCCCCCTGAGAAGCTCTGTCCCCAGCTG ATGCCCATGGTGGAAGAGGCCTTGCAGAGCGAGAGCCCGTACCAGCGCAAAGCTGGGCTCCTGGTGCTGGCTGTGCTGTCTGACGGAGCTGGTGACCACATCAGGCAGAG ACTGCTGTCCCCACTGCTGCAGATTGTGTGCAAGGGCCTGGAGGACCCCTCGCAAGTTGTGCGCAATGCTGCGCTGTTTGCCCTGGGCCAGTTCTCAGAGAACCTACAG ccccatatCAGCAGCTATTCAGGGGAGGTGATGCCGCTGCTCATTGCCTACCTGAAGTCGGTGCCTCTTGGACACACACACCACCTAGCCAAGGCCTGCTATGCCATGGAGAATTTCGTGGAGAACCTAG GGCCCAAAGTGCAGCCTTATCTTCCGGAGCTTATGGAGTGTATGCTGCAGCCTCTGAGGAACCCCAGCAGCCCTCGGGCCAAGGAGCTGGCTGTGAGCGCCCTTGGTGCCATTG CCACAGCTGCCCAGGCATCACTGCTGCCCTACTTCCCCACCATCATGGAACACCTGCAAGAATTCTTGTTGACACGTCATGAGGACCTTCAGCCTGTGCAGATCCAGAGCCTCG AGACACTGGGGGTACTGGCACGAGCAGTAGGGGAGCCCATGAGGCCCCTGGCTGAGGAATGCtgccagctggggctgggcctcTGCGACCAGGTAGACGACCCTGACTTGCGGCGCTGCAC GTACAGCCTGTTTGCAGCCTTATCAGGGCTGATGGGTGAGGACCTGGCACCCCACCTGCAACAAATCACTACGCTCATGCTGCTGTCATTGCGTTCCACCGAGGGCATTGTG CCTCAGTATGACGGAAGCAGCTCCTTCCTTCTGTTTGACGATGAGAGtgatggggaggaagaggaggagctcaTGGATGAGGATGTGGAAGAAGAGGATGACTCCGAGATCTCAGG GTACAGCGTGGAGAATGCCTTCTTCGATGAGAAGGAAGATGCCTGTTCTGCTCTGGGGGAGATCTCTGTGAACACGAG TGTGGCCTTCCTTCCGTACATGGAAAGTGTCTTTGAAGAAGTATTCAAACTGCTGGAG TGCCCTCACCTGAATGTGCGGAAGGCAGCCCATGAGGCTCTGGGTCAGTTCTGCTGTGCACTGCACAAGACTTGTCAAAGCTGTCCCTCAGAACCCAACACTGCTG CTCTGCAGGCTGCCCTGGCCCGGGTGGTGCCGTCCTACATACAGGCAGTGAATGGGGAACAGGAGCGCCAGGTGGTGATGGCCGTGCTGGAGGCCCTGACGGCGGTGCTGCGCACCTGTGGGACCCTAACACTGCAGCCCCCTGGGCACCTGGCCGAGCTCTGCTACATGCTCAAGGCTGTGCTACAGAGGAAG ACAGCCTGTCAGGACACtgatgaggaggatgaggatgaggatgaccAG GCTGAATACGACGCCATGTTGCTAGAGCATGCTGGAGAGGCCATCCCTGCCCTGGCAGCTGCGGCCGGGGGAGACGCCTTTGCCCCCTTCTTTGCCGGTTTCTTGCCATTACTGCTATCCAAGACA AAGCAGGGCTGCACAGAGGCAGAGAAGTCCTTTGCGGTAGGAACCTTGGCGGAGTCTATTCAGGGGCTGGGTGCTGCCTCAGCCCAATTTGTGTCTCGGCTGCTCCCTGTGCTGTTGAGCACCTCCCGGGAGGCAGACCCTGAAGTGCGGAGCAATGCCATCTTtgggctgggtgtgctggcagAGCATGGAGGCCGCCCTGCCCAGGA ACACTTCCCCAAGCTGCTGGGGCTCCTTTTGCCCCTCCTGGCACGGGAGCGACATGAGCGTGTCCGTGACAACATCTGTGGGGCACTCGCCCGCCTGCTGATGGCTAGTCCCACAAGGAAACCAGAGCCTCAG GTGCTGGCTGCCCTGCTGCATGCCCTGCCACTGAAGGAGGACTTGGAGGAATGGGTCACCATAGGCCACCTCTTCAGCTTCCTGTACCAGAGCAGCCCTGACCAG GTTGTAGATGTGGCTCCTGAGCTCTTGCGCATCTGCAGCCTCATTCTGGCTGACGACAAAATCCCACAAG ACACCAAGGCCtcactgctgctgctcctgacgtTCCTGGCCAGACAGCACACCGACAGCTTCCATACGGCGCTGGGCTCGCTGCCTGTTGACAAGGCCCAGGAGCTCCAGACCGTACTGGGCCTCACCTAG
- the REC8 gene encoding meiotic recombination protein REC8 homolog has product MFYYPNVLQRHTGCFATIWLAATRGSRLVKREYLKVNVVKTCEEIIDYVLVRVQPPLPGLPRPRFSLYLSAQLQIGVVRVYFQQCQYLVEDIQHILERLHRAQLQIRIDMVEPELPSLLLPNRLAMMETLEDAPDPFFGMMSVDPRLPSPFDIPQIRHLLEAASPERVLEEIPPEVPTEPREPERIPVTVVSPEAITILEAEPIRILPIEGELELPEISRRDLELLIAEEEEAILLEEGRPPRPPRVRPELGQSPLLLGLGSPFLLFCSLSTDPVSAEVKEEPRAPEVAIAVPPVSPPAPVQVEGIGELLPEEVLRPEELKLIAWEPEVLVAEVTPPPELRLPAPPSPELRPLVPPPPERPPARRRRQLLFWDEETQISREKFQEQLQTRAHCRECPMVQPPERTIVSPAELFRTPTHTGRLPLELLAFWTRGALPPPSMLRQRLLQEAEEAERAAAAEEERRKAETPSEIEVLREALEPSGPLLVSSEISLEAAEEEKTRISLIPPEERWAWAEAEQLEAPPLPVVPELPEVPMEMPLELPLEPELLSLEAVHRAVALELRANREPDFSSLVPPLSPRRMAARVFYLLLVLSAQQILRVEQEKPYGRLLIRPGPRFHQD; this is encoded by the exons ATGTTCTACTATCCCAACGTGCTTCAGCGCCACACTGGCTGCTTTGCCACCATCTG gctGGCAGCGACGCGCGGCAGCCGGTTGGTGAAGCGCGAATACTTGAAGGTGAACGTGGTGAAGACCTG CGAGGAAATCATCGATTATGTGCTGGTTCGAGTGCAACCCCCGCTGCCCGGCCTGCCGCGGCCCCGCTTCTCCCTCTATCTCTCAGCCCAGCTCCAGATCGGCGTGGTCCGGGTCTACTTTCAACAATGCCAGTACCTCGTGG AGGACATCCAGCACATCCTGGAGCGCCTACATCGGGCCCAGCTGCAGATCCGCATTGATATGGTGGAGCCTGAGCT ACCCAGCCTGCTGCTTCCTAACCGCCTAGCCATGATGGAGACCCTGGAAGATGCTCCAGACCCCTTTTTTGGGATGATGTCTGTGGATCCCAGACTTCCCAGTCCTTTTGATATCCCTCAG ATTCGACACCTCTTAGAGGCTGCATCCCCAGAGAGAGTTCTTGAGGAGATCCCTCCTGAAGTTCCTACAGAGCCCAGAGAGCCAG aGAGGATTCCGGTCACTGTGGTGTCTCCTGAGGCCATCACCATCCTGGAGGCAGAACCCATACGCATTCTGCCGATCGAG GGTGAACTGGAGCTCCCAGAGATCAGCCGCCGAGACTTGGAGCTGCTGATTGCGGAGGAAGAAGAAGCTATCTTGTTAGAGGAAGGCAGGCCTCCCCGGCCTCCTAGGGTCCGCCCAGAGCTAGGTCAGAGCCCTCTCTTATTGGGACTCGGCAgcccatttcttctcttctgctctcTGAGCACTGATCCTGTCTCTGCAGAGGTCAAGGAGGAGCCCCGGGCCCCAGAAGTTGCCATCGCAGTCCCCCCAGTCTCACCTCCAGCTCCTGTACA GGTGGAAGGGATAGGAGAGCTACTTCCAGAAGAGGTCCTACGTCCTGAGGAGCTGAAGCTGATAGCCTGGGAGCCTGAGGTCCTAGTGGCCG AGGTGACTCCCCCGCCAGAGCTGCGtctgccagccccacccagcccagag cTGAGGCCCCTAGTCCCCCCACCTCCTGAAAGGCCACCAGCTCGTCGCCGCCGCCAATTGTTGTTCTGGGATGAGGAAACTCAGATCTCTCGGGAGAAATTCCAGGAACAACTGCAAACCAGAGCCCACTGCCGGGAGTGT CCAATGGTGCAGCCTCCTGAGAGGACAATCGTGAGCCCCGCGGAGTTGTTCCGAACCCCAACTCACA CTGGCCGGCTACCCCTAGAACTACTGGCTTTCTGGACACGTGGTGCCCTGCCACCTCCAAGCATGCTCAGGCAAAGGCTGCTCCAGGAGGCTGAAGAGGCTGAGAGGGCGGCAGCTgctgaggaggagaggagaaaggctgAAACTCCGAGTGAGATCGAG GTCCTGAGGGAGGCCCTGGAGCCCAGTGGTCCCCTCCTGGTGTCTTCAG AGATCTCCCTAGAAGCAGCTGAAGAGGAGAAGACCCGTATCAGCCTCATCCCACCAGAAGAACGGTG GGCCTGGGCTGAGGCGGAGCAGCTAGAGGCCCCACCATTGCCCGTGGTGCCTGAACTCCCTGAGGTGCCCATGGAGATGCCTTTGGAGCTACCCCTAGAGCCTGAGCTGCTCTCACTAGAGGCTGTGCACAG GGCAGTGGCCCTGGAGCTGCGGGCCAACAGGGAGCCTGACTTCAGCAGTCTGGTGCCACCTCTCAGCCCACGCAGGATGGCTGCCCGGGTCTTCTACCTGCTcctgg TGCTCTCAGCACAGCAGATCCTTCGCGTGGAACAAGAGAAACCGTATGGGCGCCTCCTGATCCGGCCAGGGCCCAGATTCCACCAAGATTAG
- the IRF9 gene encoding interferon regulatory factor 9 encodes MASGRVRCTRKLRNWVVEQVESGQFPGVCWHDTAKTMFRIPWKHAGKQDFREDQDAAFFKAWAIFKGKYKEGDTGGPATWKTRLRCALNKSPEFEEVPENGRMDVAEPYKVYRLLPPGTLSSQPGTQKSPSKRHYSSVSSEKEEEEGPMKNCIPSPSLLQDPLDNEEVGAAGGASRSDSNSSSSSSSSSSSSSSHSPEPQEGADTTEAPFQGDQVSPEFLPPPESDYSLLLTFIYSGRVVGKAQVQSLDCRLVAEPSGSESSMEQVVFPKPDPLEPTQRLLSQLERGVLVASNSRGLFAQRLCPIPISWNAPQAPPGPGPHLLPNNECVELFRTASFCRDLANYLRGLGPQPKFQVTLNFWEESPGPSYTSQNLITVRMEQAFARHLLEETSEEQAAILSLM; translated from the exons ATGGCATCAGGCAGGGTGCGCTGCACCCGAAAACTCCGCAACTGGGTGGTGGAACAAGTGGAGAGCGGGCAGTTCCCAGGGGTGTGCTGGCATGATACAGCTAAGACCATGTTCCGGATTCCCTGGAAGCATGCAGGCAAGCAGGACTTCCGTGAGGACCAAGATGCTGCCTTCTTCAAG GCCTGGGCAATATTTAAGGGAAAGTACAAGGAAGGGGACACAGGAGGCCCTGCTACCTGGAAGACTCGCCTGCGCTGTGCCCTCAACAAAAGTCCCGAATTTGAAGAGGTTCCCGAGAATGGCCGTATGGATGTTGCTGAGCCCTACAAGGTGTATCGGCTACTACCGCCAGGAACCCTCTCTT CCCAACCAGGAACCCAGAAATCACCATCAAAGCGACACTACAGTTCTGTGTCctctgagaaggaggaggaagagggtccCATGAAGAACTGCATACCCAGTCCCTCCTTGCTTCAGGACCCCCTTGATAAT GAGGAGGTAGGGGCCGCTGGGGGAGCATCCCGTTcagacagcaacagcagcagcagcagcagcagcagcagcagtagcagcagcagccacagtCCTGAGCCACAGGAAG GTGCAGATACAACTGAGGCCCCCTTTCAAGGGGATCAGGTGTCTCCAGAGTTTCTGCCCCCTCCGGAGTCAG ACTACTCGCTGCTGCTCACCTTCATCTACAGCGGGCGCGTGGTGGGCAAGGCCCAGGTGCAGAGCCTGGACTGCCGCCTTGTGGCTGAGCCCTCAGGCTCCGAGAGCAGCATGGAGCAAGTGGTGTTTCCCAAGCCTGACCCACTGGAGCCCACACAGCGCCTGCTGAGCCAGCTTGAGAGAGGTGTCCTGGTGGCCAGCAACTCCCGAGGCCTCTTTGCGCAGCGCCTTTGCCCCATCCCCATCTCCTGGAATGCACCGCAGGCCCCACCTGGGCCAGGCCCACATCTGCTGCCCAACAACGAATGCGTGGAGCTCTTCAGAACTGCCTCCTTCTGCAGAG ACTTGGCCAATTACCTCCGGGGCCTGGGCCCCCAACCCAAGTTCCAGGTAACACTGAATTTCTGGGAGGAGAGCCCTGGCCCCAGCTATACGTCACAGAACCTTATCACAGTGCGG ATGGAGCAGGCCTTTGCCCGACACTTACTGGAGGAGACTTCAGAGGAACAGGCAGCCATTCTGTCCCTGATGTAG